In the Halorussus salinus genome, CCGGGGTGGGTGGCCGTGACGCCGTGGCTGGTCGTCCTCCGGGTACTCTACTACAACGCCGCGCTCGCGCTAGCGGCCTACGGCGGGCGTGCGCTCGGGGTTTCGGTCGCCTCCTCGGTGACCGGGTCGCCGTGGCCCTCGCTGGCGACGGTCGGGTTCGCGCTCCTCGTCGGTGCGCTCGCGGCCGCGCTGTTTCCCCGCGTCGCCGAATCGTTCCACGCAGTCGTGATGGAGTGAGTCCACCCCGCTTCCGAACTCGACCTGACCGGAAGGCCACACGCTCATCTTGCTCCGGTCCCTACGAGTCGCCGAATGACCGACGAAGCAATCGCCGCGCTCCGGGGCGACGACCACCTCGGACCGCTGGTCGCCGAGTACGGACCGATGACCATCGAACCGGCCGAGAACTTCTACGAGCGGTTCGTCGTCTCCATCCTCCGCCAGCAGGTGTCGATGGCCTCCGCCGCGGCCACGCGCGAGCGACTGTTCGACCGGGTGGAACCGACTCCCGAGGAGATGCTGGCGGCCGACCCCGAACTCCTTCGGGAGGCCGGACTCTCGCGCCAGAAGACCGAGTACGTCCGGAACGTCGCCGAGGCGTTCCTCGAAGAGGGGTACTCGCGGGAGTACTTCGCTGGCGTCCCCGACGACGAGGTGCTGGCGGAACTCACGTCCATCAAGGGCGTCGGGACGTGGACCGCCAACATGCAGTTGATGTTCTCGCTCGGGCGACCCGACGTGTTCCCGGTCGGCGACCTCGGCATCCGGAAGGGAGTCGAGCGCCTGTTCGACGCCGAGATGACCCGCGCCGAGATGGTCGAGACCGCCGAGCGGTGGGCACCGTACCGGAGCTACGCGAGCCTCTACCTCTGGCGAGTCGACGAGGACATCACCGAGAGCGTCGGCGAGGTGACCGAGAACTGAGAGGAGGGTCGTCAACTGCGCGAAGAGCGGTCAACTGAGACGAGAGCAAACGAGCGAATCGAGAGACCGCGGATGCGAGAGGAGCAAGCGTCGATTCGGAGGGCCGAGTGCGTCGGCGGGGACCGACTCTGGCGGGGTCGTTCGGAGTCTCGGCGAGCGGGGCGAGTGCGTTGCCGGACGGTTCGACGGGGTCTGACCGGGCAGTCCGGTGGAAGTCCGACCGGACAGTTCGGCGGGGTCCCACCGAGCGGTCGAGGAGGCTACGACCGTCTCGGGGTGAGTCTCGCGGCGGAGAGGGCGTCGGGCGCGAGTTCGGACGGCGGTGTCGGGCAGTCGGTGGTGCGGGCGGTCGTCGGTCGTCGCTCAAGCGACGTTCTCCTCGGCGGCGGCGAGGTCGAGGTACGTCGCGAGCGGCATCCCGTTGTTCTCGGTGAGCGTCACGTACCCCTCGTCGGCGTCGAAGGCGACCGCTCCCGCTTCGTCCAAGCGCGGGAGCTGGCTGTGGTAGAGGTCGGCGAGAACGAGCTGGGTGTCCACCTCGCCCTCCTCCCACGATGCGACCTGTTCGGCCAACTCCTCGACCGACATCGAGCCGCTCTGTTCTCGAAGGGAGTAGAGGACGTACCGACGCCGCTTGTCAGAGAGGAGATCGAGCGTGGCGTCGAGTGCGGGAGAGATGCCACGGTTCCCCCCAGCGTGGCCGTCGGTCACGTCCGGAGCATCCGTATCCATCATGCAAGTGCTACTGCAAACT is a window encoding:
- a CDS encoding DNA-3-methyladenine glycosylase family protein; the encoded protein is MTDEAIAALRGDDHLGPLVAEYGPMTIEPAENFYERFVVSILRQQVSMASAAATRERLFDRVEPTPEEMLAADPELLREAGLSRQKTEYVRNVAEAFLEEGYSREYFAGVPDDEVLAELTSIKGVGTWTANMQLMFSLGRPDVFPVGDLGIRKGVERLFDAEMTRAEMVETAERWAPYRSYASLYLWRVDEDITESVGEVTEN
- a CDS encoding DUF7344 domain-containing protein; the protein is MMDTDAPDVTDGHAGGNRGISPALDATLDLLSDKRRRYVLYSLREQSGSMSVEELAEQVASWEEGEVDTQLVLADLYHSQLPRLDEAGAVAFDADEGYVTLTENNGMPLATYLDLAAAEENVA